The Nitrosopumilus cobalaminigenes genome contains a region encoding:
- a CDS encoding elongation factor EF-2 produces MAKFKSTQDVMKIIKNKANIRNFGVIAHVDHGKTTMSDSLLANSGIIAPSAAGKALAMDFDKEEQERGITIYQANVTLLFAQKDQEYVINMIDTPGHVDFSGRVIRSLRAIDGAVVVCDAVEGIMTQTETVTRMALEERVKPVLFINKVDRLIKELRLTPEKMQAQLAEVVSNFNTLVDTYAEPEYKEKWKVSIQDASVTFGSAKDRWAINTDLMKERGITFKDVIDAYTDEKLPDLIEKAPLADAVLGMVVKHHPAPHDAIKYRIPQIWKGDLESDVGKALLAGDDDGPTIMMVVNMVLDPAAGPVAIGRLFSGTIKDGQTLNIIDEKREGRVQSVNFFMGNQREQVGELGAGNIPALLGLTECRAGNTLSSIKDIPMFEGVKYVSEPVVQIAIEPKHPKDLPKLVEVLRQLTIEDPNLVVKIDEESGETIVAGMGVLHLDVATHRIQDAKVEIVTSEPLINYRETVKGPCEPIMAKSPNRHNKIFMKVEPLEPEIAHMLRTGEISDIKDKKVVSDLLKGAGWDTDTIKRIMKFDSRGNVLINGTKGVQFVQESTDSINSGFEEVMKEGPLCKEQMRDCKFIFTHFVPHEDTAHRGLSQLGPASRRACMGALLTAGTAVLEPTLAIEVRVPTDLVGNVATILSGKRGKVLDMSQKGATSIVVGEIPASETFTLSEAMRGQTAGRATWNTSFKEWTEVPKSMLGPAVADIRKRKGLAPEPPGVSEFIDKE; encoded by the coding sequence ATGGCAAAATTCAAGTCTACACAAGACGTAATGAAGATTATCAAAAACAAAGCCAACATTCGTAACTTTGGTGTCATTGCTCACGTAGACCACGGAAAGACAACAATGTCTGACAGTCTTTTAGCAAATTCTGGAATTATTGCCCCTTCAGCTGCTGGAAAAGCCCTTGCAATGGATTTTGATAAAGAAGAGCAGGAAAGAGGAATTACAATTTACCAAGCAAACGTTACTTTGCTCTTTGCACAAAAAGACCAAGAATACGTAATTAACATGATTGATACTCCAGGCCACGTAGATTTCAGTGGAAGGGTAATTCGTTCACTAAGAGCAATTGATGGTGCTGTAGTTGTCTGTGATGCAGTAGAAGGTATCATGACTCAAACAGAAACAGTAACTAGAATGGCACTAGAGGAGAGAGTAAAACCCGTTTTGTTTATCAACAAAGTAGACAGATTAATCAAAGAACTAAGATTAACTCCAGAAAAAATGCAAGCACAATTAGCTGAAGTTGTTTCAAATTTCAATACTCTAGTTGACACTTATGCAGAACCTGAATACAAAGAGAAATGGAAAGTATCTATTCAAGATGCAAGTGTGACATTTGGTTCAGCAAAAGACAGATGGGCAATTAACACTGATTTAATGAAAGAAAGAGGAATCACATTCAAAGATGTAATTGATGCATACACTGATGAAAAACTTCCAGACCTTATTGAGAAAGCACCACTAGCTGATGCTGTTCTTGGAATGGTTGTAAAACATCATCCAGCACCACACGATGCAATCAAGTACAGAATCCCACAAATTTGGAAAGGCGATTTAGAATCTGATGTAGGTAAAGCATTGCTTGCAGGAGATGATGATGGTCCAACAATTATGATGGTTGTAAACATGGTGTTAGATCCTGCAGCAGGTCCTGTTGCAATTGGAAGATTATTTTCTGGTACTATCAAAGATGGTCAAACTTTGAACATTATAGATGAGAAAAGAGAAGGCAGAGTTCAATCCGTCAATTTCTTTATGGGTAACCAAAGAGAACAAGTTGGTGAACTAGGAGCAGGAAATATTCCAGCATTATTAGGATTAACTGAGTGTAGAGCAGGAAACACTCTATCATCAATTAAAGACATTCCAATGTTTGAAGGTGTAAAGTATGTGTCAGAACCAGTTGTTCAAATTGCCATCGAGCCAAAACATCCTAAAGATTTACCTAAACTAGTCGAAGTTTTAAGACAATTAACCATTGAGGATCCTAACCTTGTTGTAAAAATTGATGAGGAATCAGGTGAGACAATTGTTGCAGGAATGGGTGTGCTACACTTGGATGTTGCAACACACAGAATCCAAGATGCAAAAGTTGAGATTGTAACATCAGAGCCTTTGATTAACTACAGAGAAACTGTAAAAGGTCCATGTGAGCCAATCATGGCAAAATCACCAAACCGTCACAATAAAATTTTCATGAAAGTAGAACCACTAGAACCTGAAATTGCACATATGCTAAGAACTGGTGAAATATCTGACATCAAAGATAAGAAGGTGGTATCTGATTTACTCAAAGGTGCAGGATGGGATACTGACACAATCAAGAGAATTATGAAATTTGATTCACGTGGTAATGTTTTGATTAATGGAACAAAAGGTGTTCAATTTGTACAAGAGTCCACTGATTCTATTAATTCAGGATTTGAAGAAGTAATGAAAGAAGGTCCTCTCTGTAAAGAACAGATGAGGGATTGTAAATTCATCTTTACTCACTTTGTTCCTCACGAGGATACAGCACACAGAGGTTTGTCACAATTAGGACCTGCATCAAGACGTGCATGTATGGGTGCTTTGCTAACAGCAGGTACTGCAGTGTTGGAGCCAACTTTGGCAATTGAAGTTCGTGTACCAACTGATTTGGTTGGAAATGTTGCAACTATACTTTCAGGTAAACGAGGTAAAGTACTTGATATGTCACAAAAAGGTGCAACAAGTATTGTCGTTGGAGAGATTCCTGCATCAGAAACTTTTACACTATCAGAAGCTATGAGAGGACAGACTGCCGGTCGTGCAACTTGGAATACTTCTTTCAAAGAATGGACTGAAGTTCCAAAATCAATGTTAGGACCAGCAGTAGCTGATATTAGAAAGAGAAAAGGATTGGCACCAGAACCACCAGGTGTTTCAGAATTTATCGATAAAGAATAA
- a CDS encoding DNA polymerase, with the protein MAESFPVTECRDLSKVYTKRPQNRNSAHSKLRQIHALDTETYKGDIFLIADSDGRYLDKITPESVIKWLFCKKYHGSWNFFYNLSYDAEVILKLLGSELYRYRFTGKLDFWWGDYHLEYFPGKSLRIKKGHHSVLFFDIMQFFGGSLSNAYQKNIGELSSEYLSMKEKRKEFTLRFYNHNKKKIRNYCIQDCKFTKELSEKWITLFSNAFSFYPAKWTSAGYLAEKVLINNGINLPRFVDTPYPIQELAFKSYFGGRIELIKRGYIGKAYLYDINSAYPDAIAHFPDLSKGKWIKRKSIHADTKLGFFKVLCDIPDDSIVAPFPFKTNNVILYPSGKFVTYCTLSELQACKKNLYRILEGYQFISTSDIYPYRKFIQSLYQKRQKLKKENNPLEQPIKIILNSIYGKTGQKINGVMGNLFNPVMFAFITGYTRAKLYEFVTRNRLEGDIVAFATDSICTTKKLNLDSKRLGDFSYDGESQDTFYLQNGFYRFNGIWKQRGLGRLGSKEIEHLDTFEKDGKLFYKFNVLRNSRLRSSILSDRIQDIGKIAPITREVNLNADRKRLWLGTIESIDQKECNDSMSISLNYIQKITI; encoded by the coding sequence ATGGCAGAATCCTTCCCCGTAACAGAGTGCCGGGATTTATCCAAGGTCTACACCAAAAGGCCTCAAAATCGCAACTCTGCACATTCTAAATTACGACAAATTCATGCCTTAGACACTGAGACCTACAAAGGAGATATCTTTCTAATTGCGGACTCTGATGGGCGATATTTAGACAAAATCACACCTGAATCCGTGATAAAATGGCTATTTTGTAAAAAATATCACGGTTCATGGAACTTTTTCTATAATCTATCCTATGATGCCGAAGTTATCCTCAAACTGCTAGGCTCAGAACTGTATCGATATCGCTTCACTGGAAAATTAGATTTCTGGTGGGGGGATTACCATCTAGAATATTTTCCTGGCAAATCTCTTCGAATCAAGAAAGGTCATCATTCAGTATTGTTTTTTGATATAATGCAATTCTTTGGAGGTTCTCTAAGTAATGCATATCAGAAAAACATTGGAGAATTATCTTCAGAATATCTCTCTATGAAAGAAAAGCGTAAAGAATTTACATTACGATTTTACAATCACAACAAGAAAAAAATTAGAAACTATTGTATACAAGATTGTAAATTTACAAAAGAATTATCTGAAAAATGGATTACACTATTTAGCAATGCATTTTCATTTTATCCTGCCAAATGGACCAGTGCAGGATATTTGGCAGAAAAAGTTCTGATCAACAATGGGATCAATCTACCTAGATTCGTTGATACTCCTTATCCAATTCAAGAGTTAGCATTCAAGTCATATTTTGGAGGACGAATTGAATTAATCAAGCGAGGATACATTGGCAAGGCCTATCTTTATGATATCAACTCTGCATACCCTGATGCCATTGCCCACTTTCCAGATTTATCTAAAGGTAAATGGATTAAAAGAAAATCAATACACGCAGATACAAAGTTGGGATTCTTCAAAGTATTATGTGATATTCCAGATGATAGTATAGTGGCACCATTCCCATTTAAAACAAATAATGTCATATTGTACCCTTCAGGGAAATTTGTAACGTATTGTACGTTATCAGAACTCCAAGCCTGCAAAAAAAATCTTTACAGGATTCTTGAAGGTTATCAATTTATCAGTACATCTGATATTTATCCATACAGAAAATTCATTCAATCTTTGTATCAAAAAAGACAGAAACTAAAGAAAGAAAATAATCCATTAGAGCAACCAATCAAAATTATCTTAAATTCAATTTATGGGAAGACTGGCCAAAAGATCAATGGTGTAATGGGGAATTTGTTTAATCCTGTAATGTTTGCATTCATCACAGGGTATACTCGTGCCAAATTGTACGAATTTGTGACTAGAAACAGGCTTGAGGGAGACATTGTGGCCTTTGCGACTGATTCAATCTGTACTACCAAGAAACTGAATTTAGATTCTAAACGATTAGGCGATTTCTCATATGATGGTGAGAGTCAAGATACCTTCTATTTACAAAATGGATTCTATCGATTTAACGGGATTTGGAAACAACGTGGTTTGGGACGATTAGGGTCTAAGGAAATTGAACACTTGGATACATTTGAAAAAGACGGGAAATTATTTTACAAATTTAATGTGTTGAGAAATTCTAGATTACGTTCAAGCATACTATCAGATAGGATACAAGACATTGGAAAGATTGCACCAATAACTAGAGAAGTTAATCTTAATGCGGATAGGAAAAGATTGTGGTTGGGTACAATTGAATCAATTGATCAAAAGGAATGTAATGATTCAATGTCTATTTCATTAAATTATATACAAAAAATTACGATCTAA
- a CDS encoding SIS domain-containing protein, whose translation MNSIEAYENDIQLQLDFLKSFKKQKTLSASSQKNILFSGSGDSLVSALLAESFSNGLTKAMDPLDLYQNKSLAKSKQVYFVSISGNTITNIKVAKIAKKALAITSQPQSKLAKASDRTILLKSTNSGIFTAGSISFLESALTCISLVSNIKIPNISLFRKAATSAKKAKLSKRIFVLGNFHTFPIAMYCAAKFYEILGYDVHYSRIEQFSHMELFSAKRGDTVIIFEEKNPHTKQLGKNLKNIGINVVHPDVPKEKLSQVIFCVFFSQLISLYEAKRTRKKECHFVTAEKVRDVSNRMIY comes from the coding sequence ATGAATTCTATTGAGGCTTATGAGAATGATATCCAATTGCAGCTTGATTTTCTAAAGTCTTTCAAAAAACAAAAAACACTCTCTGCATCTAGCCAAAAAAATATCTTATTTTCTGGTAGTGGAGATTCTCTGGTCTCTGCTTTACTTGCTGAATCCTTTTCTAATGGTTTGACAAAAGCCATGGATCCACTAGACCTGTATCAGAATAAATCTCTAGCAAAATCAAAACAAGTCTATTTTGTCTCAATTTCTGGAAATACTATAACTAACATCAAGGTGGCAAAGATTGCAAAAAAGGCACTTGCAATTACTTCTCAGCCTCAAAGCAAATTGGCAAAAGCATCAGATAGAACCATTCTTCTCAAATCTACAAATTCTGGTATATTCACTGCTGGCAGCATTTCCTTTTTGGAAAGTGCATTAACTTGTATCTCTCTAGTGAGTAATATTAAAATTCCAAATATTTCCCTATTTAGAAAAGCTGCAACTTCTGCAAAAAAGGCTAAACTCTCAAAGAGAATTTTTGTTCTAGGGAATTTCCATACATTTCCAATTGCAATGTATTGTGCAGCAAAGTTTTATGAAATTCTAGGGTATGATGTACATTATTCAAGAATTGAACAATTTTCTCACATGGAGTTGTTTTCAGCTAAAAGAGGAGATACTGTAATAATTTTTGAGGAGAAAAACCCTCACACAAAACAGCTAGGGAAAAATCTCAAAAATATTGGCATTAATGTAGTTCATCCTGATGTACCAAAAGAGAAATTATCTCAGGTGATCTTTTGTGTTTTCTTCTCTCAACTAATCTCGCTATATGAGGCCAAAAGAACACGCAAGAAAGAATGTCATTTTGTCACAGCAGAAAAGGTTCGTGATGTTTCTAACCGTATGATCTACTGA
- a CDS encoding MqnA/MqnD/SBP family protein, which produces MEISVGHTPDSDDAFMFYGMFTDKVPSPDFKVNHVIEDIEKLNRKATDPELDVTAVSVHACAFIPGYTILRSGGSFGINYGPIVTAKKMMTIDEIKKCKIAIPGKMTSAFLLLQLMIGKFDYVEMNFSDIPEAVKSGKVDVGLVIHETQLSYEQEGNVKILDVGEWWDKTTNGLPVPLGINVMRTDLGMDTIVKFDKYLQASIEFGIEHFDDAIEYAMQYSRGKERSLIEKFVKMYVNKVTVNMGDPGEESIRRMFAMAKEKGLVPDFEISIANK; this is translated from the coding sequence ATGGAAATTTCTGTCGGACACACTCCTGATTCAGATGACGCATTCATGTTTTATGGAATGTTTACAGACAAGGTCCCATCTCCAGATTTTAAGGTAAATCACGTTATTGAAGATATTGAGAAATTAAATCGTAAAGCAACTGATCCAGAACTTGATGTAACAGCAGTTTCAGTACATGCATGCGCATTCATTCCAGGATATACAATCCTGAGGAGTGGTGGAAGTTTTGGAATAAACTATGGTCCAATTGTAACTGCCAAGAAAATGATGACCATAGATGAGATTAAAAAATGCAAAATTGCAATTCCAGGAAAAATGACATCAGCATTTTTGCTACTCCAATTAATGATTGGAAAATTTGATTATGTAGAGATGAATTTCAGCGACATTCCAGAAGCTGTCAAATCAGGCAAAGTCGATGTAGGATTGGTAATTCATGAAACTCAATTATCATATGAGCAAGAAGGCAATGTCAAAATTTTAGATGTTGGAGAATGGTGGGATAAAACAACAAATGGACTTCCAGTACCCCTAGGAATCAATGTAATGAGAACAGACCTAGGCATGGATACAATAGTAAAGTTTGACAAATATCTTCAAGCATCTATAGAATTTGGAATTGAACATTTTGATGATGCCATTGAATATGCAATGCAATATTCAAGAGGTAAAGAGAGAAGCCTAATTGAGAAATTTGTAAAAATGTACGTAAACAAAGTAACTGTAAACATGGGAGACCCAGGAGAGGAATCCATCAGACGAATGTTTGCAATGGCAAAAGAGAAAGGACTAGTTCCAGACTTTGAAATCAGTATTGCCAACAAGTAA
- a CDS encoding AlbA family DNA-binding domain-containing protein, whose protein sequence is MNVQDKRKNGINNDTIISELEKIPTINQYEDVLIRLAVDKLTDSNNLYFARIDYLCKGDPLPEEFTKNYDDIIITQLIKKRGEFIEFLSNLLKNGSSKINEITVSASMKQNWDFVSRPSNSSHGYVKSDFPHLGAETQLEYDRNRDPYALVSGKNLPPFPNTSRAIIDLFDLHHGGREGGWLNENKLIIDVPDYRVGIKKLRIGKNKISVEINSKLLDESKLVCQFYTEKKQEVSSRIQNGISEMSCEDIPKEILAVIKEKETDEVLDFFDYTVSWAMSEEAVEKEVPEDVIRGWINGGENETVEFKEVLKHADDVMKSVVAFANTEGGVILVGVSDDCSILGYDVPVEDVKNRFGRMVADKCDPPIEFEIEEADLNPRIIVIKIPKGKSKIYSVTNGAIYVRRHSSDRFIKTTELMEVFGDKSRNDNNSV, encoded by the coding sequence ATGAATGTCCAAGACAAAAGAAAGAATGGGATAAACAACGATACAATAATTTCTGAATTAGAAAAAATTCCCACTATCAATCAATATGAAGATGTTCTCATTCGATTAGCAGTTGACAAATTAACTGATTCTAATAATCTCTATTTTGCAAGGATTGATTATCTCTGTAAAGGAGATCCTTTACCTGAAGAATTTACAAAAAACTATGATGATATAATCATTACACAGTTAATCAAAAAACGTGGCGAGTTTATAGAATTTTTATCAAACTTACTGAAAAACGGTTCATCAAAAATTAATGAGATTACTGTCAGTGCATCAATGAAACAAAACTGGGATTTTGTATCTAGACCAAGTAATTCATCTCACGGTTATGTAAAAAGTGATTTTCCTCATTTAGGTGCAGAAACTCAATTAGAATATGATCGAAATAGAGATCCTTATGCCCTAGTTTCGGGGAAAAACCTCCCTCCATTTCCAAATACATCTAGGGCAATAATTGATTTGTTTGATTTGCATCATGGAGGAAGAGAAGGAGGATGGTTAAATGAAAATAAATTGATTATAGATGTACCTGATTATCGGGTAGGAATAAAGAAACTTAGAATTGGAAAAAATAAAATTTCAGTAGAAATTAATTCAAAATTATTAGATGAATCAAAATTAGTCTGTCAGTTTTACACAGAAAAGAAACAAGAGGTTTCATCACGCATACAAAATGGAATTTCTGAAATGTCTTGTGAGGATATCCCTAAAGAAATTCTTGCAGTGATAAAAGAAAAGGAAACTGATGAGGTTCTAGATTTTTTTGATTACACTGTAAGTTGGGCAATGTCTGAAGAAGCAGTAGAAAAAGAGGTTCCTGAAGATGTGATTCGAGGCTGGATTAATGGGGGAGAAAATGAAACAGTGGAATTCAAGGAAGTGCTCAAACATGCAGATGATGTCATGAAGTCAGTAGTTGCTTTTGCCAATACAGAGGGGGGCGTAATTCTTGTTGGAGTATCTGATGATTGTTCTATACTGGGATATGATGTTCCAGTAGAAGATGTAAAAAATAGATTTGGCAGAATGGTTGCAGACAAATGTGATCCTCCCATAGAATTTGAAATAGAAGAAGCCGATTTGAATCCACGAATAATTGTGATAAAAATTCCTAAAGGAAAAAGCAAGATCTATTCAGTAACTAATGGTGCAATCTATGTTAGAAGACATAGTTCGGATAGATTCATCAAAACTACTGAGTTGATGGAAGTTTTTGGAGATAAGTCTCGAAATGATAATAATTCTGTTTAA
- the cas1 gene encoding CRISPR-associated endonuclease Cas1, whose protein sequence is MTLKGQKNHYNIKFLKGYGHSISVKNSKIILKSNHDPFSEPEIEEWFVKNMPYEKIVISGKGYVSTEALSLLSQNNRNVILLDNHGKPVTFCNGMMDSLTGTKYRIAQYDTFRNESKCGYLRKQIISAKKESQLKLLKLIGSGITSLPDRESSAAIIYFREYAKFIPEKYGFHSRNQSSIRIAKNDATDIINALLNYGYSVLAGEISKFVCGIGLDPYFGFMHKTHTGFQPLVYDLIEPFRWLVDYSVYKIANNKEKRNRIKLKEYSYTKDGTVVIEYDLIRRFLELLERQFSQERKYDFRHGKKTKSGLKSVQEITVAKVMVQNLAECCLQKKLLQV, encoded by the coding sequence TTGACTCTTAAAGGTCAAAAAAACCACTATAACATAAAATTCCTCAAAGGCTATGGTCATTCTATTTCTGTTAAAAATTCTAAAATTATCCTAAAATCAAATCACGACCCATTTTCTGAGCCTGAAATTGAGGAATGGTTTGTCAAAAACATGCCATATGAGAAAATTGTTATTTCAGGAAAGGGCTACGTCTCCACTGAGGCATTATCGCTACTTTCTCAAAATAACCGAAATGTCATTTTACTTGATAATCACGGAAAACCCGTCACTTTCTGTAATGGCATGATGGATTCTCTAACTGGAACAAAATACCGAATAGCACAATATGATACGTTTCGAAACGAGTCAAAATGTGGATATCTGAGAAAACAAATCATCTCGGCCAAAAAAGAATCTCAACTAAAACTGCTCAAACTAATTGGTAGTGGCATTACTTCATTACCTGATAGAGAATCATCTGCCGCCATAATCTACTTTAGAGAATATGCCAAATTCATCCCGGAAAAATATGGATTTCATTCAAGGAATCAATCCTCTATCAGAATTGCCAAAAATGATGCAACTGACATCATCAATGCTTTACTGAATTATGGGTATTCTGTTTTGGCAGGTGAGATATCAAAATTTGTCTGTGGAATTGGTCTTGATCCTTACTTTGGATTTATGCATAAAACTCACACAGGATTTCAACCCCTAGTTTATGATTTGATTGAGCCATTCAGATGGTTAGTGGACTATTCTGTGTATAAAATTGCAAATAACAAAGAGAAGAGAAATAGAATCAAACTCAAAGAGTATAGTTACACCAAAGATGGAACTGTAGTAATTGAATACGATTTGATTAGAAGGTTTTTAGAATTATTAGAAAGGCAATTTTCACAGGAAAGAAAGTATGATTTTAGGCACGGAAAGAAGACAAAATCAGGTCTGAAATCAGTTCAAGAGATTACTGTTGCTAAGGTCATGGTTCAAAATCTGGCAGAGTGCTGTCTTCAGAAGAAGTTGCTTCAAGTTTAG